The DNA region TGTTTCCCTGCGACAGGCTCGTCCCGTTGTTGATCACGTGCCAGTACACGTTGATCGTGCCGCCCCTGAGGGCCGACGCGCCGCCGGAGCCCTTCGCGAGTTCGAGCAGGAACTCCTCCTCGTCCCGGTTGGACGACTTGAACTTCTCGGCGCCGCACTTGAAGTTCTCGACGAAGTACCGCTGGCTGGGGTACGTGACGCCCCGGAACGTCCACGGCAGCGTCGACTCGAACGCCTCACGCGCCTCGGCGGCGACGCGCGCCTGCTCGGCGGCCTGGTCGGCAGGCTGTGCCGTCGCGAACGTCGACACGCACACGGCGGCCGCGGAAAGGAAGGACACCACACGCAGCTTCATGGACTGCCTTTCGAAGAGGTTGGAAGCCCGAGTTTAGGTCTACCCACAGTCGGGGTCAACGCGGAGGTCGACGGGCCGCGGCACGGGCGGCCCGTCGTCGTGGACTCAGGCGCCGGGCGCCCGATACTTGACGGTGGTGGCGACTGCCTCGTCGACGTCCTTGGGCGTCACCAGCGGCACCATCTCGGTGGTCACCACGCCTGTGGCGTTGATCGTCAACGTCAGCGCCAGGGCGGCGTTGGGATCGGGCAGGTCGACGATCACGTAGGCGTCGGCCTCCCCGTACGCGAAGTAGAACGCCTCCACCTTGCCGCCCAGCGCCTTGACCGCCTTGGTGACGGCCGCCTGGCGCGAGGTCCCGCCGTCCTTCAGCAGGCCCTTCATGCCCTCCGCGTTGTACTTCGCCTTCGTGAGGTACTTGGCCATCGAGCCTCCTGGCGTCATTGGCCGGGCATGGCCCGGCCGTCCGGCATACCGGTACGACCTGACGAACGACATGTATCGGCAGGAATGGCTGAGTATAGGCCCGTTGGCGTCGCGTGCTTGAGGTGGACGTCGTCCTGCACCAGAATCCCGCATGCCCATTCCCGCAGTCCGCGCCCTCTTCGCGCTGGTCGCCCTGCTGCTCGCCACGGCGATCGCGCAGGCGCAACCGACGTACGACCTGCTGCTGAAGGGCGGCCACGTCATCGACCCGCGCAACGGCATCGACGGCCCGATGGACGTCGCCGTCACGGGCGGTCGCATCGCGGCGGTGCGCGCCGGCATCGATCCCGGCGCCGCCAGGCAGGTGGTGGACGTCGCCGGCCTCTACGTCACGCCCGGCCTCATCGACATCCACGTGCACGTGTTCGCGACCACCGGCGTGAAGGGCGCCTGGGCTGGCGACAACAGCGTGCTGCCGGACGGCTTCTCCTTCCGCACCGGCGTCACGACGATGGTCGACGCCGGGAGCTCCGGCTGGCGCAACTTCGAGGATTTCCGACGCACGGTCATCGACCGCGCCAGCACGCGCGTGCTCGCGATGCTCAACATCGCCGGCTTCGGCATGCTCACCGACGTGCCCGAGCAGAACGTGCACGACATGGACGCCAGGGCGACCGCCGACATGGCGCTGCGCCACAAGGACGTGGTCGTCGGCATCAAGTCGGCGCACTACCAGGGGCCCGAATGGATCTCGGTGGATCGCGCCATCGAGGCCGGCACGGCCGCCAACGTGCCGGTGATGGTGGACTTCGGCTACTTCCGCGAGGAACGCCCGTACCACCAGCTCGTGACGACGCGCCTGCGGCCCGGCGACATCACCACGCACATGTTCCGCGGGCCGGTGCCCTACATCGGCGCCGACGGCGCCGTGCTCGCGTACCTCAAGCGCGCCCGGGGGCGCGGCGTGGTGTTCGACGTCGGCCACGGCGGCGGCAGCTTCGTGTTCCGCACGATGGTGCCGGCCGTGGCGCAGGGCTTCTACCCCGACACGATCTCCACCGACCTGCACACCGGCAGCATGAACGCCGGCATGCAGGACATGCTGACGACGATGTCGAAGTTCCTGGTCGCGGGGATGCCGCTCGCGCAGGTGATTCGCGCCTCGACCGACGCGCCGGCGAAGGTGATCAAGCGCCCCGGGCTCGGGCACCTGTCGGTGGGCGCCGAGGCCGACATCGCGGTGCTGCGCGTGATGGAGGGACGGTTCGGGTACGCCGACGGCGCGCGTGGCACGATGACGGGCGACAAGCGGCTGCTGTGCGAGCTGACGCTGCGCGAGGGACGGGTGGCGTGGGACTGGAACGCGCGGACGGGCACCGACTACCGCAAGCTGCCGCCGACCTACGGCGTGCGCGACGTCGATCGGGTGATCGTGCCGTAGATGCGTGGCGATCGGGTACGGCGGGGTGTCCCACTCCGCCGTCGGCGTCGGCAGGTGTAGACGTCGGCCTTGGCCGACGCCTGGGCGCGTCGTCACTGACCGTCGCCCGAGGGCGACGGCTACAGGCTCTGCTCTGGACCGATCACGCGCCGTAGGCGGCGAGCACGCGTTCGAGCCTGGACCGCACCTGCGCCACGAGCTCGCCGAACCCTTCCTGGGTCATGCCGAGGCGCTCGAGCGAGGCCGGCGACACCTGCAGGTCGGCATCGGTCGGCGCGTAGCCGGTGCCGGCCTGCTTGGCGGCGATGTTGGCCACGTGCACGGCGTCCGCGATGATGTCGTGGGCCAGGTCCGGCGTGTGGTGGTGGATGATGCCCGTCACCAGCCGGTCAGGCAGGCTCCAGTGCTGCGCGATGAGCCCGCCCAGCTCGCCGTGGTGCACCTGCAGCACCTCGGTCTCGGCGCGCAGGCTCGAGAGGCCGCCTCGCTCGCGCCCCTCGGCAAGCACGCGCTGCACCTCGGGGTCGAGGAAGCGCGCCATCACCAGCTTGCCGACGTCGTGCAGCAGCGCGGCGGCGTAGGTCTCCACCGGCAGCGTTGCCTGGCAGAAACCCTGCGCCGACTCGGCGGCGAGCGCCGCAGCCACCGAATGGCGCCAGAGCTCCCCTTCCGACAACCCGAACTCCGGGACGCCCTGCTTCAGCCGCTTCTGCACGCCCACCGCCGTCGCCAGCGACAGCAGCGTCCGGATACCGAGCCGCACGACCGCGTCGCGCACGGTCACGATCGGCACCGCGGTGGCGCTGGCGGCGGAGTTGGCCGCCCGCAACAGCCGGAGCGTGAGCGCCTGATCCAGGCGCACCACCTCCTCGATCTCCTGCAGCGTCCAGTGTTCTCCGGCGGTGATCGCGGCCAGCCGGGTGACACTTTGAGGCAAGGCCTCGATGTCGTTGGCCGCGCGCGTCAGCGCCTTGATGTCGATCATTGTCGTTGCTCCGCGCGCCCTCGTCCCGGGGCACGCGCCTCCATTATCAAGCCTGGGCTTACCCGAGCAACCGCACCACCGCATCGACGATGGTGGATGCCTCGTCGGCGCTCGCAAGGCGGTCGACCCACGACCGGTCGCCCGGCAGCCGCGACCAGGCCCGCTCGGCCACCGCCCGCTCGTGCACGAGCCGCATCGGCAACGTCGGATCGACGGTGGACGCACCCGCGTCGGCGCGG from Luteitalea sp. TBR-22 includes:
- a CDS encoding GYD domain-containing protein, with product MAKYLTKAKYNAEGMKGLLKDGGTSRQAAVTKAVKALGGKVEAFYFAYGEADAYVIVDLPDPNAALALTLTINATGVVTTEMVPLVTPKDVDEAVATTVKYRAPGA
- a CDS encoding amidohydrolase/deacetylase family metallohydrolase, which gives rise to MPIPAVRALFALVALLLATAIAQAQPTYDLLLKGGHVIDPRNGIDGPMDVAVTGGRIAAVRAGIDPGAARQVVDVAGLYVTPGLIDIHVHVFATTGVKGAWAGDNSVLPDGFSFRTGVTTMVDAGSSGWRNFEDFRRTVIDRASTRVLAMLNIAGFGMLTDVPEQNVHDMDARATADMALRHKDVVVGIKSAHYQGPEWISVDRAIEAGTAANVPVMVDFGYFREERPYHQLVTTRLRPGDITTHMFRGPVPYIGADGAVLAYLKRARGRGVVFDVGHGGGSFVFRTMVPAVAQGFYPDTISTDLHTGSMNAGMQDMLTTMSKFLVAGMPLAQVIRASTDAPAKVIKRPGLGHLSVGAEADIAVLRVMEGRFGYADGARGTMTGDKRLLCELTLREGRVAWDWNARTGTDYRKLPPTYGVRDVDRVIVP
- a CDS encoding HDOD domain-containing protein — its product is MIDIKALTRAANDIEALPQSVTRLAAITAGEHWTLQEIEEVVRLDQALTLRLLRAANSAASATAVPIVTVRDAVVRLGIRTLLSLATAVGVQKRLKQGVPEFGLSEGELWRHSVAAALAAESAQGFCQATLPVETYAAALLHDVGKLVMARFLDPEVQRVLAEGRERGGLSSLRAETEVLQVHHGELGGLIAQHWSLPDRLVTGIIHHHTPDLAHDIIADAVHVANIAAKQAGTGYAPTDADLQVSPASLERLGMTQEGFGELVAQVRSRLERVLAAYGA